One region of Armigeres subalbatus isolate Guangzhou_Male chromosome 3, GZ_Asu_2, whole genome shotgun sequence genomic DNA includes:
- the LOC134228144 gene encoding uncharacterized protein LOC134228144 codes for MKSKASRPLLLFGLWLLLGHTAAQSSQSIGNGTVTITSPTSTSTSSFSFAEATPSQSKLRFLRPTYTRTELKVARSLEPENVQKLNVRSNNGRMVEIIVKKRDDKNAHARGVPIPHSSRPASSEGYRITSDSSPESVDIIDAFLKHVNRIERPARFYEDESSIKNDRRPVRIAVNSRPVDDALAANVPSPVIISSDTIYMKDNPFSKTKKKARALQEIGEDGIPVVHGIRVPDDEEDKRKVWRNARVINGELVPYEKGHVPKKMEGTADTYGQLVFAKPITNSEQPSRRRSIGPFTTADNFPVDEEQSKSFGPFSVEDNLRSSVRINNAQLSIGPFSRADNARVSNAKLIEYIKKINDQESRKHYYAARTPNKEIFADQPKIQRRMLQNPGNPVYPVSKLYAIPGSHQLQGELDDDSRKPVLQYAHPELGVQPAKFVPPENKPPKAMKKVINIEYSKHNDHSPFAIEPAMLGKDYYSAPPMMKFSQKNPYDEMHQPVKIPATYPYNYGFIRRVKPERPFWVKISEQVKDGFQSGIHSVHEFAKPVLDPLVEAGHKISKNLGFSKKTSEAKDKSDLVVAPAANSIVLPALGMLAGGAALGMGALAVGRFFDMDLLRRSGEQLVMELDDLEHKRALEGIESHPDKYYLVVPTTAITRLEPVQEHEEHFKRSKRSVNMYRLEDDTVQDNDIYRNDKFDDQGDVIEIIDLKSQDDSGELRDDSYSDSEDSIQSIAEEPRIRRRKRAIGAYDESIGQVLQNVEQDAPRPSRVGFEEQLRQTNWKNPSCAKRTFCQVMVQQGADDVVLMEKKMYTMLEMMHPTLGASLTTHLSEVTDAIRQHDCARFVCLQ; via the coding sequence GCTTCCAGACCACTGTTGCTGTTCGGCCTCTGGCTGCTACTGGGCCATACGGCAGCTCAATCGTCGCAGTCCATCGGCAACGGCACCGTCACAATCACCTCCCCAACGTCCACCTCAACCTCCTCTTTCTCGTTCGCCGAGGCCACCCCATCACAATCCAAACTACGGTTTCTGCGGCCCACCTACACGCGCACAGAACTTAAAGTTGCTCGAAGTTTAGAACCCGAAAACGTTCAAAAACTGAATGTGCGTTCGAACAATGGTCGAATGGTGGAAATTATCGTAAAGAAACGTGACGACAAGAACGCTCATGCGCGAGGGGTACCCATTCCACATAGCTCAAGGCCAGCGTCTTCCGAAGGATACCGAATTACCAGCGACAGTTCACCCGAATCGGTAGACATCATCGATGCCTTTTTGAAACACGTCAACCGGATAGAAAGGCCGGCACGGTTCTATGAAGATGAGAGCTCGATAAAAAATGATCGACGGCCGGTGAGAATCGCTGTAAATAGTCGACCGGTTGATGATGCGCTAGCGGCCAATGTTCCATCGCCGGTCATAATCAGCTCAGATACGATTTACATGAAGGACAATCCCTTTTCCAAGACTAAGAAGAAGGCTCGGGCGTTGCAGGAAATAGGCGAAGACGGCATTCCAGTTGTACACGGTATTCGCGTCCCTGATGACGAAGAAGATAAAAGGAAAGTGTGGCGTAACGCCAGGGTAATCAACGGCGAATTAGTCCCCTATGAGAAAGGTCATGTACCAAAGAAGATGGAAGGAACTGCAGATACTTACGGACAGCTTGTCTTCGCCAAACCTATTACAAATAGCGAACAGCCAAGCCGCAGAAGAAGCATTGGTCCATTCACAACAGCCGATAACTTTCCGGTCGATGAAGAACAATCGAAAAGCTTCGGGCCATTTAGCGTGGAAGACAATTTGCGATCAAGTGTTCGAATTAACAACGCTCAACTAAGCATTGGACCATTCTCGAGGGCAGATAACGCTCGCGTATCAAACGCCAAGCTAATCGAATACATTAAGAAAATCAACGATCAGGAAAGTAGAAAACACTATTATGCGGCTCGTACTCCAAATAAGGAAATCTTCGCCGACCAGCCAAAGATCCAGAGGCGTATGCTGCAAAATCCTGGCAATCCGGTGTATCCGGTATCAAAATTGTATGCCATCCCTGGATCTCATCAACTGCAAGGTGAGTTGGACGATGATTCGAGAAAACCGGTTTTGCAATACGCACACCCTGAATTAGGAGTTCAGCCGGCGAAGTTTGTCCCGCCTGAGAATAAGCCGCCGAAGGCCATGAAAAAGGTCATCAATATTGAATACAGCAAACACAATGATCATTCACCATTTGCCATAGAACCGGCCATGCTGGGAAAAGACTACTACAGCGCTCCTCCGATGATGAAATTCTCACAAAAGAATCCTTATGACGAAATGCATCAACCGGTGAAGATTCCTGCAACTTATCCATACAACTATGGCTTCATAAGGCGAGTAAAACCAGAGCGACCATTCTGGGTGAAGATCAGTGAACAGGTCAAGGATGGATTTCAATCCGGAATCCATTCAGTGCATGAGTTCGCCAAGCCTGTGTTGGATCCGTTGGTGGAAGCGGGACATAAAATCTCCAAAAACctgggattttcgaagaaaactAGCGAAGCTAAGGACAAATCTGATCTGGTGGTGGCACCAGCTGCAAATTCGATTGTTCTGCCAGCTCTAGGAATGTTGGCCGGAGGTGCTGCGTTGGGGATGGGCGCCCTTGCCGTTGGACGATTCTTTGATATGGACCTGCTGAGGAGATCTGGCGAACAGTTGGTCATGGAGCTGGACGATCTGGAACATAAGCGAGCATTGGAAGGCATTGAGTCTCATCCGGATAAGTATTATCTGGTTGTGCCGACGACCGCCATTACTCGGTTGGAGCCAGTTCAGGAACACGAAGAGCACTTCAAGCGATCGAAAAGATCAGTGAACATGTACCGTCTGGAAGATGATACTGTTCAGGATAATGATATCTATCGAAATGACAAATTCGACGACCAGGGAGACGTGATTGAGATAATTGACCTGAAATCGCAAGACGACAGCGGTGAACTGCGTGATGACAGCTACAGTGACAGCGAAGACAGCATTCAATCGATTGCAGAAGAACCGCGTATTCGGCGGAGGAAGCGAGCCATCGGAGCATATGACGAGAGCATTGGTCAAGTGTtgcaaaatgtggaacaagacGCTCCCCGGCCTTCGAGGGTTGGGTTTGAGGAGCAGCTGAGACAAACCAACTGGAAGAATCCTTCCTGTGCCAAACGAACCTTCTGCCAGGTAATGGTTCAGCAGGGTGCGGATGACGTGGTGCTCATGGAGAAGAAGATGTACACCATGCTGGAGAT